The Coturnix japonica isolate 7356 chromosome 6, Coturnix japonica 2.1, whole genome shotgun sequence genomic sequence GAAGAAACGCTCAGTGAAAATTGTAACCAGCGGAAGTCTCAACACGCAGAGCGTTCTGGTGCGGTTGGGCTCCATGTGCCGCCTCGCGTGGGATCCCCCATGCCCCCCgcacccacagcactgtgctgggagcaAGGCACAGAGCTCCTCCAACAAGCCACCCCTGTGTTTTGGTTCCGTTTTACCTTAGTCATGCCTCCTTCCAGATACAAGAAACATTTAATTCCagatttcctgctgctggctccaggCCTTTGACCGGCGatgtgaaatgtatttttactgcTGTCATACTGCCAACTGCTGAGCTCAgtgaaaaataactaaaatgaaaatgttgtaCTCCCACGTGAACTCAggataagaaaaggaaattttaagCCACGGTTGCTAATTAGCACCAAAGCTAATGAGTTCTGGTGAGGTGCACCACAAGGAGGAGGAGCTTTGGGAGGCATGTGAATGCTCTCCATTGCCGCAGCCCAGGCTGTGCCTGGAGCCCCCCGTGTGCCATCTTTGCAGCAAGGCCCACCATTGGGCCGCAACCACGTGCCCTCCTTGCAGCAAGGCACACCAGGGCCATGGCAGCCTGCTTGCACAGCACTTGGACGCTCCAAGGGCCTGTTGAGGGGAGGTGGGGATTTGTAACGGGCAACGTGTTCctatggaaacaaaacaaagccaaacagtCCCCTCGCAACGCTAACAAGTATTGTCATAAAACGTGTTTTTATTAAAAGCgagtttaaatatttaacacaTGGCAGAGCGACATCAGTGTTGCCCTGTGTGGAGTCCAGCCTCGCCTCAAGTCAAGTCCATAGCACTGCGTGCAGCACGGGGAGGTATCTGGTGCTTGCACGAATATTTGTGCTTTGTGAGTGAAATTCAGCAGCCTCAAGTATgaacaagattatttttttctgattctgcTTAGTTATGCTTTTTATTATATAAACATTAACTGTAATATTACAGTGGGAAGCAGGTATTTGGCAACTACGTATTATTTTGCTAAGTTTGCATAGAGGGAGCAGTTTCCAGTTTTAGCAGCTGTAACATGTTTAAACTCAGTTTGTAATGGGATCTGAAGATGAATATTCCCTGTGGGCTCTGCTTAGCTTCATTACTGGAGCCCTGCCAAATTCAGGGCTAGAAAGTATTATTCACGCCTCTTTGCACATACCATGTCAGAGCATGCTCAGTTaatgaattttgtttctaataTAGCATAAATTAGGTTTATATTTTAACATAAtttatgttgtattttattaaaatgtaaaatattatgATCACAAGCAATCTAATTTCTGCTCTCTTAAGCCCAAACTGTGTTTGAACATCTAAGTATGTAAATCAAAATTGCATGCTTAGGAGCTGATTCTAGGATAACAAACGAATATCTGAACCAAAGAGGTTTCTGCCTTGCAGTCCTAGATTAAAGATAATTAAGGATTCCTGGTATTTGAGCAGATTTATGTTGTTTATAAGCAAAgtacattttcttcatagagtcaacttgcctttaaaaaaaaaacaaaaacaaattatgttTGCCGTATGaaagttcatatttttaaagtctCAGTCTTGTATTAATCCCACAGTGAGTCATTAATCATACCAAATGCATTATAAAAACTTTAATCACTGAAGTTGAAACTGAGATTGTAATGCAATCCATCCCTTTTAATTATATCggttattttccctttcagatcAAGAATAGCAAGGGGAAAACAGATAGATTAAAACTCAGAGTGTTTGATGCTTTTGGGGGaggatattttctgtttgtgtttctttgtttttttaaagcgATTTTGTACGCTTCATGGAGGAAGGTTCCACTGCTCAAAATTCTTTCACTTTTaactctttaaaagaaaagactCATTTGGGAAGGCAGGGACTGTGGTGCCTGGCACCCTGTGTGGGGGTGCTTAGAAGGGTCAGGGTGGGCTGGCGCTGCACCGCGCTGTGTGCTGTGCCCGCTGTTGCAGGTTTCCATACTCGGATGTCTTCCACCCAGTTTCTGGCATTTATCCTTGCACTCCGGGGAAACTCCAGCCTGGAAATGGTATAGCTGTTATCAGGTTGGCTAGGGCTTTGGAGGTGTTTCCCTGGGGTTCGCTGCATGCTTTTTAAGGATAGGGAGAAAAAatggttgtgggtttttttaatggtaaatggttgtgttggttttttttaaatcaatctAAAACATAGTGGCTCGTACGTATCCTCATCTGTACAAATTGCTGTGGCTGCCTGAACCACTACAGCCTCACTGACAACTGATATGCGCCAACTCCACTCAATTTATGCCACACAGTAATCTTGCCAAATAAATTGATTTATCATACTTGGATTTGTAGATATAGAGTTTACAGTGATGCTTTTATGCCACGgaagaaaatagatttattaAGAGAACTGCTCATAGTAGAtacattttattctttgctagaaaagcaaaacctgatCAATTATTTGTTCCTTAATCCCCTAGATTAATCCTGCCGTATGAAAGATTTATTAAAGGAGAGGAAGATAAGCCACTGCCTCCAGTGAAACCTCGAAAACAGGATAACAGTTCCCAGGAGGGCGAAGCGAAAACAAAAGTGTCTGGAACAAAACGcatcaaaaatgaaaaccaaaagagcaagaaggagaaagatAATGCTCAGAAACCCCAAGATGCATCTGAGGTTGGTTGCTTCCCTGCTTTTCaacttttcaattaaaaatgtgCAGTTTTAATCGATCAAAATTCAGtgataaaatacataatttaaacTGGAGAATCCTGAACAGTTGGCCTTCGAGTTTGCTCAGCAGTAGAAATTCATTTGGTGTGGTGCTGTGtctgctgtgattttgctgGGTTGCAAACAGCCACCGGTTAGCTCCATATTGCTTAGGAGTGACGGCAGAAGACCAAGCTCTAGATACAACAAGTATCATTTCTGCTCGTTGTGTTGCACAGTGGTCACCACGAAAAGATCAGCATCTGCCAAAAGGAAACCACACAACTACCACAGTTATTTCCTAATCTTAAGTATAGGGTGCGGGAACCTCTAATATTGCTGCTAATGTTGTGGTAACTGCTGGGTATAGCTGGTTTTTATAGTAGTAACCTCTGGAATAAGCCCTTCTGCACTTACAGGTGTATGCACGTGACCATCAGAAAACATATTACTCCTCAGACTTTTATCATGTTATACTCAATTTCTCTTTAGACTCAAAGGTTAAATTTTGAGCAGAGCACCTTCCAAGCTTTAACTGAGACTGAGGTCTCACATACCACAGATGGTTttcagctgagatgctgctaACCTGCTTCACATGGGCAGGTCCTGGTATCCACATAGAATCACATTATGTGTGCTCATAGGACAGCTCTGATTTTGTGTTCGCAGCCCATGAAAAGATAGATCAGTGGGATTCATATTTGTCTGCAGATTAAGGGTAAGTTTCATACATAGCTCAGTGCTATAAAACCAATAGACATTTTCTTCCAGCGTTTCTTAAACGTGTCTTTTGCCCATCTGAGCCACTCTATACTGTGTCCTCCGTGCACCTTGTGTAAGTGAGGCATTGAAGCGCCTTGCACACAACCAAATACACAAGATGTTGCTTTTCCTGTCTCAGTCTGCCAGATCTCAGCAGCCTTCAAGGCGTTGCAGTGAAAGTAAGTATTTAAAGAATGTTGAAACACATGACTTGCCCGGCAGACTATGGCTGCTTCCTTGCCTTCATTGCTGTCTGGCAGGTACTTAAGTCCTGTTTCTAAACCAGTCTGAAATTGGTATTGAGTCAACTACCAACAACCCTCCTCCTTGTTgcttaaaaaaatcacagaaccagTAAGCACAGATGCATTTGAGACTTTGCATGCTGTTTCAAGAgcaaaatattctgatttttgtgtCCCAGTACCACTTTAAGTTGTGCttacactgaaaaatgtcaTCTCTTGtccaaaacagaatttgttttcaattgCCTTGATCGACAGCATCTTTAGTATCAAAAGTAACAGTGCTCTTCAGagagggatttttattttcccttgtgttgtaattttaaagcagagaaCCCCATTGGGGGAAAACTCCTCTGCTTCTGATTGCAAATACCTGAAGTGCATATAACCTCCTTAAGTCAGTGGAACATTCAACACAAATTGCccaaagcaaggaaatgcaAAGCTAAGGCTTGTGCTCTCTTCCCCTGTCACTCCTTTGTGCCCGCTTGTTTACTGTGGGGTCTTAGATCAGCAAGATACCTTACATACTGTTGGTACTGCCACACTTAAGCACAGCATAACAAGCCAGCAACAGAGCATCAGCCTTAACTTtgaatttccttgcttttgttgttcCCTATCTCAAACTTCCTGCTGCTTgaactgcagttatttttgtatgtgGTTTGCAGGAAGAGTTCTTAGAGCTGCACTTATCAGAAGCATAAGGAGCCGAGCCGagacaataaaaatacacaaatatgGCAGTTTCCCACTGTACAATGGTAccttttaaagaagaatgaatCTCTCACTTCTAGGATGGATGGTGGTGTCCTGCTCCTGTTTAATCAGGGCAGGCATTTAAAAACTGCATCCTTCACATGGGTTACTGTATGGATGGCTGCATGAAGCCGGAGAAGCGAGGAGGCCCAAGGGGTGGATGCTTCCCCCCTGGATTGGGTGCTCATCAGTGCTTCTTCGCAAAGGGAGTTCTGTGCCCAAGGCATCATCCAGTCCTTCAGGGTGGGAGAAGCCTCCAATCTGCTGTGGCCAGGTGGAAGGCCTCACATCGCAGAATctttgggttgaaaaggaccacaatgatcatccagtttcaacccccttgccatgggcagggtcactaaacaccagaccaggctgcccagagccacatccagcctggcctcgaatgcctccagggatggggcatccacagcctccttaggcaacctgttccagtgcatcaccaccctctgggtgaaaaacttcctcctaatctgtaacctaaacctcccctttctcagtttaaaaccctTCCCCCTCACACCCAGCACAGATTCCGTGGTTGCTGCAGGCCTCTTGCCAGACAGCAGAGGTAGTGTGTTGTTCACAGGGGGCTTTTATCGCTGCGTGTGGATGTGTAGGCATGGTTCCAGCCAAGCCACCATTTACACCGTTCTTGCATGTGGCTTCAGAGCGGGCTGTAGCTGTGGGCTCAAGGATACCCAAGCTACAAAAGAGCAGTCTTCTCCATTGTACGTTCAACTCACAGCACAAGAAGTATGCAGGGAGAGAATATAACTTTAATTTATTAGGATTGCATTTGCCTTTGtgctcttccctctcttcctgcCATTGCAATGACATTGTCTCTGTAACAAGATACCAGACAAAATGCTATTAGCCGTAGAATGCACATTTCCCCGCAATAGCTGAAACTTCAATCAAAATGTTGcttaacagaaacaaagagcagaatgtGCAGTTATTAAAtatcatttctgtctttttttttttttcatccttgcTTTGCTCATCTGTCTGGtattttcctgtaattttaTAAGCTCAAGAGACTAGGGATAGTACTTTGTAAAGAACCTAATGATGATATTTGGACTGCAAAAGGCAGCTAttagtttaaaaagaagaagTTACGATGGCTAATGGACACTGCAACTAATAGACCAGCCAAACACACAGgaatatttaaaagcagctgtgaagaaataaatctcTGAGATGATTAGATTTGTTAGGACCTTCTCCAGTCTCCCACTCCTGCGATAGAGCAGCATTTAGATAATAACTTTCATGATGTGTTTTATCTTTACAACTAAGAACgaaggaaaacagtaataataaaggGTTCACACGATGCTGCTGTTTTATGACTGTCTCATACCACCCTGACATGTCAGAGGAGAATGACAGCAGTTTTGAAAAAGGCTGTCAGTCAGCTGGATCGCAGATGGGATGCTCTGATGACCTCTGCGGGTCACAGTTCAGCCAGCGACATAATGGGATGAATAGTGTGACTTGTGCACACAGGCTGTATTAATGGTGaagcagaaagagctgcagtCCCATTGACGATAACAtataaaagctgtgtttgttaTAGCGTGCGCACGCACTTACGGAATGTTGACAACTTCAATTTAATCTGTTAATCAAAAAATGCGTGTCCTagtgaagctgcagcagtgatttGCTGCCTACAATAGGGATTCCTAGTATgccatttctgtcattttcacaCTTTAATGCAGAACTGGGTGTGAACGATCTCCTCGGTGATCACTGAATTTTAAGAACAATGCTGGACAGActgcattttcagcttcatGTAAGAAAACATGTTTGGATGCATGTGCACTTGCTTCATGTAAGAAAACATGTTTGGATGCATGTGCACTTCTCATAGGTGAAGTTGGCTAGTGAGAAAATCTTTATagcctttttgtttctgttatgaAATCTGCTCTCCTGCGTTTGCCTAATTAATTTTAAGACTATAACCTTAGTGTTTAGCAGTGAAGCCACTGGTGCCTCTAGTCAGGCTGCTTTGAAATGCCTTATTATGACACTGGCAGGGATGGTGTATTTCTAGGAggtatgttttctttgtttgactCCAGTACCTGGTATTCGAGCTCTTGCATTCCAGCATGGTGACTGACAAGTACATCTCTAGCAGTAGCAAACAGTGTACCGTGTATGTTCTTCTGAACAGTCTGCCAAAATGTACAGCATTCTCGTAACTGTCTATTGAATCATTTTATTAGGTTTCTTCAGAACAAGAGAAGGATCAAGAATCAGCAGACCAGAAAAATTTTGCAGAGCATCCTACAGCAGGAGAGACGAAACAACCCAGTCAAGCACCTCCACCTCTTTTGCCAGAGGCAGCTCGGGCACTGCCTATGGAAAAGACAGACATGACAGAAAACAGCTCAAGCAGTGAGAAAGCCAAGGAGGAAGTTCCTCATTCGTCATCTTTCTCAAGTGTTTCCATGCCCCTGGATGAAGATACCGTGCTGGATGCCACTGTCACAAAACAACTGCACTCCTCAGCAGATACCCTGGAAGACACAAAGCCAGAACGAAGGATACACAAAGCTTTTACTGAGAGCTTAGAAAATGAACCTCCAGAAATGCCCTTCTCGACTTTCCCAGTCCAGCTGCCCACTCAAAGTGATATGGAAGATGATAAATTGCCAGAGATGGCTGATTACATTGCGAACTGCACGGTGAAAGTAGATCAGCTGGGAAACGAAGATATCCACAATGCACTGAAGCAAACGCCCAAAGTACTGGTGGTCCAGAACTTTGACATGTTCAAGGAAAAAGAGCTGCCTGGGTCCATGAGTGACGACTCCACTTTTGGTTACACACCACTGCTCTACTCAAAGGGTAATCCGGGCATTATGTCACCCCTggcaaagaaaaagctgctgtcaCAGGTCAGTGGGGCAGCCTTATGTAGCTATCCTTACGGTTCTCCTCCACCTTTgattagcaaaaagaaattgaaCAGCAGAGATGAACTGTCATCAAGCCTATCACAAGGTCCCCACGTCCCTAATTCTGATCCCATAGCAATTAATAGGCCGTCGGTCATACAACACGTGCAGAGTTTTAAAtccaaggaagaaaggaaatcaatTAATGATGTTTTTAAACATGACATGCTAAGTAAAGCGGATCCTCAGCGCTGTGATTTTTCACAACATCACCTCAGTTCTCTTGCTGAGTCGTATGTACCGAAGACAGATATCCAGGACTGCAAAGATAAAATGAGTGAGAAAAGGGCACTGCAGCACTCCCGTGTGCCCACTTTCCTGGCAGATTTTTATTCATCACCTCATCTGCACAACCTTTATAGGCACACAGAGCACCACCTTAATAATGAACAGACATCAAAGTACCTCCCCCGGGACATGTTCAGAgagtctgaaaatatttctacttttacTCAACACAAACACCAAGAAAAACTAAATTTAAATTATCACCCGTCTTTGcatcagcaagaaaaaaaggcGGCAGTGGAAGCCTCTTCAGATGATCAGCCAACAGATTTGAGTCTTCCAAAGAGCATACACAAACAGACTGCAAAGGCTCCAGGCTCCGGTCTCTCTCACTCATCTATGGCCCAGCAAGAAGGCAAAGGTATCTCCCTGTTCCAGTCTGCGAGCAGCCAGGCGGTGAGCCTAGACTGTAACCCCAAAGCTTGCCGTGTGTCCCCCATGGCCATGACAGCACCTAAAAAACACAGCGAGTTACTCCACAGGTCCGggaagcagcaggcacagagacTGGAGAACCTGAGGAAGATGGAGGGGATGGTGCATCCTATCATTGGCCGCAGAATGAGCCCTCAGAACATCGGGGCTGCTCGGCCTTTGAAGCGGGGCCTGGAGGATTTGGACAAAGTCATTTCCGAAAAAAAAGTCCGAGCTGTCTCTCCTCTGCACTTACCAAAGGAGACCTCGGTGAAAGAAAAGGTACCCGATGCGGAGGGGGAAGGCAGCAAGTCGCTGCATGGGCTGCATTCAGGCAGCGTGCTGGAGAGCCACAAGTTTCCCCTCTCAGCCCCAATCTTCCCAGGCTTGTATCCAGGAACCCTGTGCGCAGGGCTGAACAATCGCCTCCCACCTGGGTATTCCCATCCTTTACAGTACTTGAAAAACCAGACCGTGCTCTCCCCATTAATGCAGCCTTTGGCTCTCCATTCCCTCATGGTGCAGAGACAATTCCTCACATCCCCTGCAAATTCTCAGCAACTGTATAGACACTTAGCCGCAGCAACACCTGTAGGAAGCTCGTACGGTGACCTTTTGCATAACAGCATTTATCCGTTAGCTGCTATAAACCCTCAAGCTGCATTCCCACCTTCCCAGCTGTCCTCCGTACATCCCAGCACAAAACTGTAAATCCCCTCACTCACAAAAAAACGGTCTGAGGAGAGCAGTTCAGTTAGCGACATTCCTCCCCCTGTGATGATGTCTTGCAGATCTGTATTGCTGTAAGCCAGGATGCCGTCATATCCCGCGTGGCGGAAAGCTTTGGAGTGTGATCGAGACAGGACTACTTCTTTAATTCTGGCCCCACGCCGGtcccccctcccctcaccccTGCCCtggcaaaacaacaacaacacacacactcAAAAGTTCTTTGGATTTTGCAtatgtgttttctgaaagtaCTTGTGTCTGGTAGGAGCAAATGTTCAAAGGGAGCCGTGGAAACGCAGGCCCAGTCCCGAGCTCACTGAAATGAGAGGCGAcgtttgcatttgcttttcattgagCCAGGGACCAGAGGCCGAGTGTTGTTGTAAATGAGTCGAGGACTCGAGATGAACTTGGCAAGGAGAAGAGGGCCGAGAACCCCCAGGATCAGTGGATGTGCTGTTTTGGGTAACTTTCCTGACTTTTAAAGATTCAATCAATGCAATGTATAGTAAAATGGCaatagatttttcattttaacactATTAGAACAGAAGGGTAAACACTGATTAATTTGACTGTACATATCCACCTCGTAAACTACCAATGTCACATTTGGTCACAATAATTTATATAGTTTTGTTTGTCCAATATACTCTGTACtctttatgtttgtttcttggtttgttttgtttgttgtttttttttttttctattttttttcttttttgttttcttggggtttttttgttggtttttctttttaaattaaacattatCATTTTATCTTCAACTTTTGTAAAAGGCTGTGGCTGTCCTAATTTTTTTATGTCTGTAATTCTTCCAGCTTCTTCATTCTTCTGAGCAGCgtttttgtttcgtttttgtGGTAATGTTTACTGTTTACAAACTGAAGCAACTGGTTCACATTCATCTTAATGGATACAAACGTACTATAGGTAATATTATGGTGCAAGGGTGCAAACAAGGTTCCTTTCCCTATGGCCTGACCCCGCAGGTGCTGAGCACCTCTCACTTTCCTGATGCTGTTGTGGTGGCTCGTGCTGCTTTTCCCTCCCAAAATGAGCTTTGCTTTCCCATATTGTGGTCCGTGAATTTGTCGAGAGTCGCACTTAGCTAACCCAGGCTGTGAAACCCTCCTGTGTACCAGAGATCTGGAAAACTAAACCTCACTGACACAAGATGGTGGATGGCAGAGATGTCCAGAACACAGATGGGAGATTTGTGAGAATGGTAAGAATTTCAGCAATTAGGACAGCAGTCCTAATGGTCTGAACCGAGGGTGTGCAGGTCCTATGCCGCGGGCAGGGCTTGGTGGGATGGGTGGGGGTCATGCAGCGGATGCCATGCCACTGGGCACAGCTGGCACCCACGGGCTGGGTTTGTGTGGATGGAATCTGGACCCTGAGGTGGCAGAGGAGCCGAGTACTCGTTGGGATGGTCCTGGCACTTCCATGGGGACCACGTCCCTCCCTGAGCATCTGCCAGAGAGTGAGAGCCGGGCACAGAGAGGCTGGGTTTGGTAATGAAAGAGCTATCCTGTGGCTGCATGTTCACACTGAAAGACGTCACCACCATGCAGCTGAGTCTAGACATTGATAGAGGAGTGTGGCTTAGAGGCTTTTTACAATGTGAAAATTGGTTGCGATTCAGACCATCTCAGTTTACTGTTCAGAGACAGCATAATTgatgtgaaaacaaatatgGAAACTACTAAGAAACACTTTGCA encodes the following:
- the ARID5B gene encoding AT-rich interactive domain-containing protein 5B isoform X5 translates to MDCGAEVGSLLCTYTKFPGLCPLNVAKQCYQQGVRTTGFHPLVAMEMPLLLAHSYQSYHRHTLLQEGAHWSLARHGGRAQPSLPQLQALTQEAAAPGAPNLKGRPRKKKPCPQRRDSLNGIKDSNNNSESKAVAKVKCESKSALPKPKSNNSNCKKGSSEDKSKIAIGEECRADEQAFLVALYKYMKERKTPIERIPYLGFKQINLWTMFQAAQKLGGYETITARRQWKHIYDELGGNPGSTSAATCTRRHYERLILPYERFIKGEEDKPLPPVKPRKQDNSSQEGEAKTKVSGTKRIKNENQKSKKEKDNAQKPQDASEVSSEQEKDQESADQKNFAEHPTAGETKQPSQAPPPLLPEAARALPMEKTDMTENSSSSEKAKEEVPHSSSFSSVSMPLDEDTVLDATVTKQLHSSADTLEDTKPERRIHKAFTESLENEPPEMPFSTFPVQLPTQSDMEDDKLPEMADYIANCTVKVDQLGNEDIHNALKQTPKVLVVQNFDMFKEKELPGSMSDDSTFGYTPLLYSKGNPGIMSPLAKKKLLSQVSGAALCSYPYGSPPPLISKKKLNSRDELSSSLSQGPHVPNSDPIAINRPSVIQHVQSFKSKEERKSINDVFKHDMLSKADPQRCDFSQHHLSSLAESYVPKTDIQDCKDKMSEKRALQHSRVPTFLADFYSSPHLHNLYRHTEHHLNNEQTSKYLPRDMFRESENISTFTQHKHQEKLNLNYHPSLHQQEKKAAVEASSDDQPTDLSLPKSIHKQTAKAPGSGLSHSSMAQQEGKGISLFQSASSQAVSLDCNPKACRVSPMAMTAPKKHSELLHRSGKQQAQRLENLRKMEGMVHPIIGRRMSPQNIGAARPLKRGLEDLDKVISEKKVRAVSPLHLPKETSVKEKVPDAEGEGSKSLHGLHSGSVLESHKFPLSAPIFPGLYPGTLCAGLNNRLPPGYSHPLQYLKNQTVLSPLMQPLALHSLMVQRQFLTSPANSQQLYRHLAAATPVGSSYGDLLHNSIYPLAAINPQAAFPPSQLSSVHPSTKL
- the ARID5B gene encoding AT-rich interactive domain-containing protein 5B isoform X1, which gives rise to MGAVLRLLTDPAHRGPSALSPLQTAPYEKLRHKWVGAPCGSHGPYVFYRAFRFQRRGGGRARVLSLGDFFFVRCRAEEPACIAELQLLWEERTSRQLLSSAKLYFLPEDTPQGRTSDHGEDEVIAVSEKVTVKLEDLAKWAQSDFSKWKCGFRAEPVKLMDVGKNGQKEALMRYRQSTLNSGLNFKDILKEKADLGEDDEDSNLLILSYPQYCRYRSMLKRIQDKPSSILTDQFVLALGGIAVTSKNPQIFYCRDTFDHPTLIENESICDEFAPNLKGRPRKKKPCPQRRDSLNGIKDSNNNSESKAVAKVKCESKSALPKPKSNNSNCKKGSSEDKSKIAIGEECRADEQAFLVALYKYMKERKTPIERIPYLGFKQINLWTMFQAAQKLGGYETITARRQWKHIYDELGGNPGSTSAATCTRRHYERLILPYERFIKGEEDKPLPPVKPRKQDNSSQEGEAKTKVSGTKRIKNENQKSKKEKDNAQKPQDASEVSSEQEKDQESADQKNFAEHPTAGETKQPSQAPPPLLPEAARALPMEKTDMTENSSSSEKAKEEVPHSSSFSSVSMPLDEDTVLDATVTKQLHSSADTLEDTKPERRIHKAFTESLENEPPEMPFSTFPVQLPTQSDMEDDKLPEMADYIANCTVKVDQLGNEDIHNALKQTPKVLVVQNFDMFKEKELPGSMSDDSTFGYTPLLYSKGNPGIMSPLAKKKLLSQVSGAALCSYPYGSPPPLISKKKLNSRDELSSSLSQGPHVPNSDPIAINRPSVIQHVQSFKSKEERKSINDVFKHDMLSKADPQRCDFSQHHLSSLAESYVPKTDIQDCKDKMSEKRALQHSRVPTFLADFYSSPHLHNLYRHTEHHLNNEQTSKYLPRDMFRESENISTFTQHKHQEKLNLNYHPSLHQQEKKAAVEASSDDQPTDLSLPKSIHKQTAKAPGSGLSHSSMAQQEGKGISLFQSASSQAVSLDCNPKACRVSPMAMTAPKKHSELLHRSGKQQAQRLENLRKMEGMVHPIIGRRMSPQNIGAARPLKRGLEDLDKVISEKKVRAVSPLHLPKETSVKEKVPDAEGEGSKSLHGLHSGSVLESHKFPLSAPIFPGLYPGTLCAGLNNRLPPGYSHPLQYLKNQTVLSPLMQPLALHSLMVQRQFLTSPANSQQLYRHLAAATPVGSSYGDLLHNSIYPLAAINPQAAFPPSQLSSVHPSTKL
- the ARID5B gene encoding AT-rich interactive domain-containing protein 5B isoform X3; amino-acid sequence: MGAVLRLLTDPAHRGPSALSPLQTAPYEKLRHKDEVIAVSEKVTVKLEDLAKWAQSDFSKWKCGFRAEPVKLMDVGKNGQKEALMRYRQSTLNSGLNFKDILKEKADLGEDDEDSNLLILSYPQYCRYRSMLKRIQDKPSSILTDQFVLALGGIAVTSKNPQIFYCRDTFDHPTLIENESICDEFAPNLKGRPRKKKPCPQRRDSLNGIKDSNNNSESKAVAKVKCESKSALPKPKSNNSNCKKGSSEDKSKIAIGEECRADEQAFLVALYKYMKERKTPIERIPYLGFKQINLWTMFQAAQKLGGYETITARRQWKHIYDELGGNPGSTSAATCTRRHYERLILPYERFIKGEEDKPLPPVKPRKQDNSSQEGEAKTKVSGTKRIKNENQKSKKEKDNAQKPQDASEVSSEQEKDQESADQKNFAEHPTAGETKQPSQAPPPLLPEAARALPMEKTDMTENSSSSEKAKEEVPHSSSFSSVSMPLDEDTVLDATVTKQLHSSADTLEDTKPERRIHKAFTESLENEPPEMPFSTFPVQLPTQSDMEDDKLPEMADYIANCTVKVDQLGNEDIHNALKQTPKVLVVQNFDMFKEKELPGSMSDDSTFGYTPLLYSKGNPGIMSPLAKKKLLSQVSGAALCSYPYGSPPPLISKKKLNSRDELSSSLSQGPHVPNSDPIAINRPSVIQHVQSFKSKEERKSINDVFKHDMLSKADPQRCDFSQHHLSSLAESYVPKTDIQDCKDKMSEKRALQHSRVPTFLADFYSSPHLHNLYRHTEHHLNNEQTSKYLPRDMFRESENISTFTQHKHQEKLNLNYHPSLHQQEKKAAVEASSDDQPTDLSLPKSIHKQTAKAPGSGLSHSSMAQQEGKGISLFQSASSQAVSLDCNPKACRVSPMAMTAPKKHSELLHRSGKQQAQRLENLRKMEGMVHPIIGRRMSPQNIGAARPLKRGLEDLDKVISEKKVRAVSPLHLPKETSVKEKVPDAEGEGSKSLHGLHSGSVLESHKFPLSAPIFPGLYPGTLCAGLNNRLPPGYSHPLQYLKNQTVLSPLMQPLALHSLMVQRQFLTSPANSQQLYRHLAAATPVGSSYGDLLHNSIYPLAAINPQAAFPPSQLSSVHPSTKL
- the ARID5B gene encoding AT-rich interactive domain-containing protein 5B isoform X2, translated to MERSALQWVGAPCGSHGPYVFYRAFRFQRRGGGRARVLSLGDFFFVRCRAEEPACIAELQLLWEERTSRQLLSSAKLYFLPEDTPQGRTSDHGEDEVIAVSEKVTVKLEDLAKWAQSDFSKWKCGFRAEPVKLMDVGKNGQKEALMRYRQSTLNSGLNFKDILKEKADLGEDDEDSNLLILSYPQYCRYRSMLKRIQDKPSSILTDQFVLALGGIAVTSKNPQIFYCRDTFDHPTLIENESICDEFAPNLKGRPRKKKPCPQRRDSLNGIKDSNNNSESKAVAKVKCESKSALPKPKSNNSNCKKGSSEDKSKIAIGEECRADEQAFLVALYKYMKERKTPIERIPYLGFKQINLWTMFQAAQKLGGYETITARRQWKHIYDELGGNPGSTSAATCTRRHYERLILPYERFIKGEEDKPLPPVKPRKQDNSSQEGEAKTKVSGTKRIKNENQKSKKEKDNAQKPQDASEVSSEQEKDQESADQKNFAEHPTAGETKQPSQAPPPLLPEAARALPMEKTDMTENSSSSEKAKEEVPHSSSFSSVSMPLDEDTVLDATVTKQLHSSADTLEDTKPERRIHKAFTESLENEPPEMPFSTFPVQLPTQSDMEDDKLPEMADYIANCTVKVDQLGNEDIHNALKQTPKVLVVQNFDMFKEKELPGSMSDDSTFGYTPLLYSKGNPGIMSPLAKKKLLSQVSGAALCSYPYGSPPPLISKKKLNSRDELSSSLSQGPHVPNSDPIAINRPSVIQHVQSFKSKEERKSINDVFKHDMLSKADPQRCDFSQHHLSSLAESYVPKTDIQDCKDKMSEKRALQHSRVPTFLADFYSSPHLHNLYRHTEHHLNNEQTSKYLPRDMFRESENISTFTQHKHQEKLNLNYHPSLHQQEKKAAVEASSDDQPTDLSLPKSIHKQTAKAPGSGLSHSSMAQQEGKGISLFQSASSQAVSLDCNPKACRVSPMAMTAPKKHSELLHRSGKQQAQRLENLRKMEGMVHPIIGRRMSPQNIGAARPLKRGLEDLDKVISEKKVRAVSPLHLPKETSVKEKVPDAEGEGSKSLHGLHSGSVLESHKFPLSAPIFPGLYPGTLCAGLNNRLPPGYSHPLQYLKNQTVLSPLMQPLALHSLMVQRQFLTSPANSQQLYRHLAAATPVGSSYGDLLHNSIYPLAAINPQAAFPPSQLSSVHPSTKL